GTATTTTTTCAATAGCCTCTTTTTTAGGAAGCCCTCCTAATGCAGGAGTCGGATGAAGCCTGTCCACTAATAAAAGTATGGATGTATCTTTTTTAATTTTTCCAACGACCGGTGTATAAAGATGCTGGATATCTCTCATTTTCATTAATTGCGGATTTGCCGGGAGAATAACCTCTTCGCAAGATTCTTCCATCGCGTTTTGAATCATTTCAACAACAAATTGATGTTCAATTAAATTTTTTTGATCTTTTAGTAAAGTGTCACCTAATAATTGATCCTCATCGCTTGTTTTCCCTCTGGAAATAGAACCAGCCAGACATGTTGAAAAAACCTCTTCCTCTTGCTTTTTCACAAGTCGTTCAGGTGATGCACCAATAAAGCAATTATCATTTGTTTCAAAAGCAAAAATGAAACTTTCCCTTTGTTCCTCAAGCAAATGGGATAATACAGTATCAGCCTCGATAGTATCATCAAAAAATAGCCTCAATTCACGAGCGAGGACAACCTTCTTCATCGGACCTTTTTTTAAATCATTAACGACTTCATCAACGGTCACTTTCCATTCTTGTGGTGAAACTTCTTTCGTGTCCAAAAGGTTAGCTGATTTAAATTGGAAGCCTTTATGTAGAGAATTTAGGAGCTGCGTTCTTTCATCTAGTACCTTTTGAAATAAAGAAAGATCATCATTCTGGGAACAAACAATATTTGTCGTGAAGAATGCCTGGCCTTTGATTATACTGAGCATATATTTAGGTACATGTAACTGGGACTCACCGTACTTTAACCACAGATTCGTTTTCTCTTTATACGGGTCAAAGGAAAATCCACCAAACATCAAGGGTCCAATCCCATTTTCAGTATATGGATTATTAATCATACTTTCAGTTATAAATTCTTTCCACATGCTTTCAACATGAAAAAAGCGGTCAGCAGCCTGATCCGATTGTATTTGCTTCAATATGCCAATTCCAATAAGTAACATTTCATCAGAAGGGTCTTTCCAGAAAAAACGTTCACCCAAAAAGAGCTCTCTTCCATTGTGAAAAAATAATAAAGGGTCAATTGGGTCAATTTTGTGAACATCACTTACCAAAATAGACCTCCCCATTTGTTTAGCTTGATTAATGGCCAATAATCCTATTTCTTTTAATCCCGTTTCTTGAATGGTAACCAAAAAAATCCCTCCAAAACAGCCTTTATTGCTGTTATCCACCCATTTTTAGCTTATTTTAAGATACTACTCCAAATGGAATGGTGTCAATAATGCATCTCACTTTGAAAGCCTAATTCATACCTTATTATATATCAAAACATGTAGAACGGGTTGTATACTGTTTTATCTATTTTCCAACATTTTGGAATTATGTTCTATTTCTTCATATAGAAAGTCATTGACACTAGTTGTGTGTTTCCCTAAACTAAGGTTTGGAAAGAAATCTATATTATTTGAACTACTATTATTTTTTAGAAATAGGTTTATCTTTTTAAAAGGGGGAGAACAAAATGCAGCCACAATTAAAGTCAGAAACTAAGCCTGTCATCGAATCAAACCGTGGTTTTTCAATTTGGTGGAAAATGACCCGCCCACATACATTAACAGCATCGTTTGTACCGGTATTGCTTGGTTCCGCCCTTGCACTCAAATATGGAAAAATCCATTTCGGGCTCTTTTTTGCGATGTTAATTGCTAGTTTGCTTATCCAAATTGCTACTAATATGTTTAATGAATACTTTGATTATAAGCGTGGACTTGATAATGAGCATTCCGTTGGGATCGGGGGAACAATTGTCCGTGATGGTATAAAACCGAAAACAGTCATGACTCTTGCCTTTAGTTTTTACGGTATTGCCTTGTTGTTAGGCATTTATATTTGTGCCAATAGTAGTTGGTGGTTAGCATTACTTGGACTAATATGTATGACAGTCGGTTATTTCTATACCGGTGGACCACTTCCAATTGCCTATACGCCATTTGGAGAAATCGTTGCTGGTTTCTTTATGGGACTACTGATTATTTTAATTTCATTTTTTATTCAAACTGGAACAGTGGACAAGACAAGCATTCTCGTTTCCATCCCAATTATGATTCTTGTTGGTGAAATACTACTATCAAATAATATTCGTGACCTTGATGGGGACAAACTAAATGGTCGTAAGACACTAGCAATTCTCTTAGGTAAGAAAAAGGCTATTTATTTACTTGCTAGCATGTTCATTCTTTCTTATCTTTGGGTCTTCGCTCTTATCATAGCTGGAATTGCCCCAATTTGGATTGCACTTGTCATCTTAAGTGCTCCCAAAGCTATTAAAGCGACAAAAGGATTTATTGAAAACTCTTTACCTATTCAGATGGCACCCGCAATGAAAGCAACCGCTCAAACAAACACATTTTTTGGATTCCTGATGACAGTTGGCATATTCATTGGACACTTCTTCTCATAATAAAGAAAACTCGCCGATTGGCGAGCCCCTAAGGGCGATGTCAGAGGCGTAGTTGCCCTTATGCGCTAGCAGAATTTATGGTTATAAATTCCGATTAGCTAAAGAAAACTCGCCGATTGGCGAGTCCTTAAGGGTGAGTCAGAGGAGTAGCTAGGAAAGAAGGGACTGAAAAATTTCAGTCCCTTCTTTTTGCAGGTTTTATCCCCCAAATTTCATCAGCATATTCTTTAATTGTTCGATCACTTGAAAAATAGCCTGCATTGGCGATATTCACTAAGCTTTTCTTCTGCCATTCAGTCTTATTTTCATAGGACTTCCCAATTCTATTTTGAACATCAGCATAAGCGGCAAAATCCCTTAAAACGAAATATGAATCATTTTCTGCAAGTAAAGAATCAAAAATGGGTTCAAATTCATTGTAAGCTGTTGAAAAGAAACCATTTATCAGCTGATCAACGATCTGTTTGATACGATTGTCATGATGGTAATATTCGATTGATTGATATCCTCCATGCTGACCATAATGAAGAACCTCCGCTGATGTTAACCCAAAAGTAAATATATTTTGGTCGCCCACTTGTTCGCGAATTTCTATATTAGCACCATCAAGAGTCCCTACAGTCAGAGCACCATTAATCATGAATTTCATATTCCCTGTACCTGAAGCTTCCTTACTAGCGGTGGAAATTTGTTCACTTACATCTGTTGCAGGGAAAATTTTCTCCGCCAATGAAACCCGGTAATTTTCGAGAAAAACCACTTTAATTTTGTCACCAATAGTTGGGTCAAAATTGACCTTTTCAGCAACAGCATGAATTAACTTTATTATTTTTTTTGCGTAGTAATAGCCAGGAGATGCTTTTGCCCCAAAAATAAACACTCTAGGAAACATCCTGAAACTAGAATCCTGTTTCATTTGATTGTAAAGGTGCATAATGTGTAAAACATTTAGAAGCTGACGTTTATAGGCATGAAGCCTCTTCACTTGAACATCAAAAATGGCTTGCGCATCTACGACTATTCCCGTTTGAGTAAGGATTAAATCTGAAAGTCTTTGCTTATTCTCTCTTTTTATCTGAAACAAATCTTCTAATAATACAGCATCATTTTGATAATCAAGTAAATTAGTAAGTTCCTGCGCTGATTGGATCCAGGAAGGTCCTATTGCATCTGTCAATAGGTTCGCAAGTTTAGGATTAGCCTTTAAAAGCCAGCGCCGGTGTGCAATCCCATTGGTCTTATTGTTGAATTTATCTGGAAACAATTGATAAAAGTTATTCATTTCTCTCTGTTTTAGAATTTCCGTATGTAGCTTTGCTACTCCATTGATGCTAAAGCTTCCTACAATAGCCAAGTGTGCCATTTTTACTTGATCATGGGCAATAATAGCCATTTCCCCAATTCGATCCCAATCCCCAGGGTATTTCTCCCAAAGATCCTTGCAAAATCGTTCATTTATTTCTTCCACAATCATAAAAATCCTAGGAAGAAGAGGTTGGAAAATTCGAATTGGCCATTTTTCTAGTGCTTCTGTTAAGGTTGTATGATTTGTATAAGAAATTGTGTTTTTTGTAATGTTCCATGCTTCATCCCAGTTCATACCTTCATTATCAATCAAGATTCTCATTAATTCTGGGATTGCCAGAACTGGATGGGTATCGTTAATATGAATACATACATGATGGTGCAGCTTTTTTAAATTTGCATGCTGTTTCAGATACGATCTCACTATGGATTGAATGCTTGCAGACACTAAAAAGTATTGTTGTTTTAGTCTGAGAATTTTTCCTTCATCATGAGAATCATCAGGATATAAAAATTCAGAAACAGTCTCCGTTTCACGTTTATATTTTAATATATCTTTATAAATCGGAAATTGAGATGGTTCAGCAGTCCAAAGCCTAAGAGTGTTGATCGTGTTTGTGTTATACCCAACAACAGGCATATCATAAGGAACAGCCGTTACTGATTCCGAATGGATGTGATGAAAGACAAGGCGGTCGTTCTCCACCTTTTCCTCAACTTGCCCCCAAAACGGGACTTTTACAGCTAGGTCTGCTTTACGAATCTCCCAAACATTCCCACTCCTAAGCCATTGCTCTGGAAGTTCAACCTGGTATCCATCAACAATTTTCTGTTCGAATAATCCATGCTTGTAACGAATCCCGTATCCATGCCCTGGAAGATCAAGTGATGCCAATGAGTCTAAAAAACAGGCAGCCAGTCTCCCTAAACCGCCATTTCCGAGGCCTGCATCTGCTTCAAATTCTTCTAGTCCATTTAAGTCAATTCCAAGCTCTTGAAGGCCTTTTTGCACCGTTTCCTCAATGCCCAAATTAATTAAATTTTGCCTTAATAGTTTTCCTAATAAATACTCAATAGATAAATAGTATACTTGTTTTTCATCAGCTGATCGATATCGTTCATTTGTCCGAATCCAATTATTGCTAACACATTCACGGATCATATTCCCTACCGTTTCGTAATGATCCCTTTCAGTACTTTCTTCAAAGCTTTTCCCGCAAAGCATCTCAAGCCTTTTTAAAAAAGTTTTCTTAAACTTTTCTTTTTCAGAAAACATGCGTTTCACTCCTTGAGATGACCTCTGCATAGAGTTGGTTATATTTAAAGGCTGACTGTGCCCAGCTATAATCCCTTTCCATTACCTTCTTTACAATTTTTTCCCATGAATCTTTATCGCGATAGAAATGAATTGCCCTCTTGATAGTATAAAGCATGTCATGGGCATTAAAGTTTCGGAATGTAAAACCATTTCCTTCTTCCGTAAATTCATTCCATGATTCTACTGTATCATTCAAACCGCCTGTTTCCCGTGTAATCGGGATTGCGCCATATTTCATGGCAATCAACTGTCCAAGACCACATGGTTCAAACTTTGAAGGCATTAAAAACAAATCTGCCCCTGCATATAGTTTATGTGCCAAGTCTTCATTGAACCCAATGTGAACCTTAAACTTGTCAGGATAACTATTTGCAGCCTGTCGCAAATAGTCTTCATTTTCGTAATCCCCTGTTCCAAGGATGATTAATTGAATATCTTCCTGTAAAATTTCATGTAAAACATATTTAATAAGATCTAACCCTTTTTGCTTTGTTAGCCGCGAAATCATTACCATTAACGGAACATCAGAACGCTCTGGTAATTGAAAGAGTTTTTGAACCTCTCGTTTATTTTCTGATTTATTTTTAAAATCATGTGACGTGAACGTTTTAAAAATAGAAAGATCTACAGCTGGATTATAAATGTCTTCATCAATTCCATTTATGATTCCAATTAGATCCTCTTCCCTCGCCCTAAGCAGACCGTCTAATTTTTCACCGTATTGGGATGTTTGAATTTCTTGTTTATAGGTTGGGC
The Neobacillus sp. PS3-40 genome window above contains:
- a CDS encoding glycogen/starch/alpha-glucan phosphorylase, translated to MFSEKEKFKKTFLKRLEMLCGKSFEESTERDHYETVGNMIRECVSNNWIRTNERYRSADEKQVYYLSIEYLLGKLLRQNLINLGIEETVQKGLQELGIDLNGLEEFEADAGLGNGGLGRLAACFLDSLASLDLPGHGYGIRYKHGLFEQKIVDGYQVELPEQWLRSGNVWEIRKADLAVKVPFWGQVEEKVENDRLVFHHIHSESVTAVPYDMPVVGYNTNTINTLRLWTAEPSQFPIYKDILKYKRETETVSEFLYPDDSHDEGKILRLKQQYFLVSASIQSIVRSYLKQHANLKKLHHHVCIHINDTHPVLAIPELMRILIDNEGMNWDEAWNITKNTISYTNHTTLTEALEKWPIRIFQPLLPRIFMIVEEINERFCKDLWEKYPGDWDRIGEMAIIAHDQVKMAHLAIVGSFSINGVAKLHTEILKQREMNNFYQLFPDKFNNKTNGIAHRRWLLKANPKLANLLTDAIGPSWIQSAQELTNLLDYQNDAVLLEDLFQIKRENKQRLSDLILTQTGIVVDAQAIFDVQVKRLHAYKRQLLNVLHIMHLYNQMKQDSSFRMFPRVFIFGAKASPGYYYAKKIIKLIHAVAEKVNFDPTIGDKIKVVFLENYRVSLAEKIFPATDVSEQISTASKEASGTGNMKFMINGALTVGTLDGANIEIREQVGDQNIFTFGLTSAEVLHYGQHGGYQSIEYYHHDNRIKQIVDQLINGFFSTAYNEFEPIFDSLLAENDSYFVLRDFAAYADVQNRIGKSYENKTEWQKKSLVNIANAGYFSSDRTIKEYADEIWGIKPAKRRD
- a CDS encoding isochorismate synthase; this encodes MVTIQETGLKEIGLLAINQAKQMGRSILVSDVHKIDPIDPLLFFHNGRELFLGERFFWKDPSDEMLLIGIGILKQIQSDQAADRFFHVESMWKEFITESMINNPYTENGIGPLMFGGFSFDPYKEKTNLWLKYGESQLHVPKYMLSIIKGQAFFTTNIVCSQNDDLSLFQKVLDERTQLLNSLHKGFQFKSANLLDTKEVSPQEWKVTVDEVVNDLKKGPMKKVVLARELRLFFDDTIEADTVLSHLLEEQRESFIFAFETNDNCFIGASPERLVKKQEEEVFSTCLAGSISRGKTSDEDQLLGDTLLKDQKNLIEHQFVVEMIQNAMEESCEEVILPANPQLMKMRDIQHLYTPVVGKIKKDTSILLLVDRLHPTPALGGLPKKEAIEKIRQVEMLDRGYYAGPLGWIDYKGNGEFAVSIRSGLLQGKEASLFAGCGVVADSDSESEYLETSLKFRPMLTALGGK
- the glgA gene encoding glycogen synthase GlgA, giving the protein MKVLFAVSECGPFAKSGGLADVAGSLPKELKSLGTDVRVILPKYSSIAENYKRKMKKVNEFSVPVGWRSQYCGIEKLEFQGITFYFVDNEYYFKRDRLYGYYDDGERFAYFNRAVLESLAYLDFYPDVLHCHDWHTALVPYLLRVDYYKRSGYGQMRTVFTIHNLQFQGIFPKETLGDLLGLNCQSFHPEHLEFFGNVNFMKGALVASDKITTVSPTYKQEIQTSQYGEKLDGLLRAREEDLIGIINGIDEDIYNPAVDLSIFKTFTSHDFKNKSENKREVQKLFQLPERSDVPLMVMISRLTKQKGLDLIKYVLHEILQEDIQLIILGTGDYENEDYLRQAANSYPDKFKVHIGFNEDLAHKLYAGADLFLMPSKFEPCGLGQLIAMKYGAIPITRETGGLNDTVESWNEFTEEGNGFTFRNFNAHDMLYTIKRAIHFYRDKDSWEKIVKKVMERDYSWAQSAFKYNQLYAEVISRSETHVF
- a CDS encoding 1,4-dihydroxy-2-naphthoate polyprenyltransferase — encoded protein: MQPQLKSETKPVIESNRGFSIWWKMTRPHTLTASFVPVLLGSALALKYGKIHFGLFFAMLIASLLIQIATNMFNEYFDYKRGLDNEHSVGIGGTIVRDGIKPKTVMTLAFSFYGIALLLGIYICANSSWWLALLGLICMTVGYFYTGGPLPIAYTPFGEIVAGFFMGLLIILISFFIQTGTVDKTSILVSIPIMILVGEILLSNNIRDLDGDKLNGRKTLAILLGKKKAIYLLASMFILSYLWVFALIIAGIAPIWIALVILSAPKAIKATKGFIENSLPIQMAPAMKATAQTNTFFGFLMTVGIFIGHFFS